The genomic stretch CGCTCAAGCAGCTCGAATACCTTGAAGCCCGGTGGACGATAGGCCACCTCGCCAAAGTACATGGTCCGGTCGCTGGTCACGAAGTACTCCGGGTGGATAAACCCGAATTCGATATCGAAGGTCTTGATCAGCTTCTCGATTTCGCCGCGAATCTGGTCGCGATACTTCTCCAGGTCCGGTGTTGCGGGCACAAATACCGAATAGCCCAGCGTCACGTACTCGGAAATGTTCAGGAAAGCGATCTTGCCGTTGTGAATCCAGGCCTCGACCGCAAACTCCCAGCCATCCAGGTGCGACTCCATCAAAACCGGGAATTCTTCTTCCGGGATGGTATCGACTTCATCCGGCGTACGGATCACCCGGTGGCCAAGGCAGCCGGCCTTATCAAAGGCCTTGAGGTGAATCGGATCGTTGGGGTCACCATCCAGTTTCAGCAGAGTCTGATTAACCCGCTTGAGGAACCGGATAACATCACCCTTGTCGTGCGCTTCCTCGAAGATACCCACCCGGATACCACCGAGCTGGGCACGGCGTTTCATCAGGGCCTTGTCACGCAGCAGCATGGCCTGACCGAACAGACGAGGCTTGTCCATCAACACTGAGTTAATGGCACCTGCCCACTCCACAGTCTCCTCAAACAACGGGATGGCAACGTCTACGCCCATCTCCTTGAGGGTCTGCGCAATTTCTACCGAACGGTCATTCAGGCGCTCAAAATTCCAGGGCACGTAGGGAATGTCATGCTCTTCGCAATAGGCTTCGGCCCAGTCCGGTGCCACGACAACATACCGACGATCAAATTTGTCGGCCGCTTCAACCGCATTCAGGCTCCAGCCCAGTAATGCAATATACCCTTTCTCAGGATTGTACTTTTGCTCACTCACAGGCTCTCTCCTTTCATAAGGGTTGACTTATAACCCTACGCATTAGCTGTGAAATCGCAAATTTCACCCCCATTTGAAACGCAAAAAGCACTACAACAGCCGGGAGTGAATCCAGCAATCGCAGTGCCTTAGGCTTTCTTAGATCGATTGGGAATATCAGCCCAGTTTCAGGGTCGACAGGGTCCTCTCGCGAACTTTGGTAAGCAGTGCTTCGTCCTCTACCAGGGACTGGCCATAGGACGGAACAAGCTCTTTCATCCGTTCCTGCCACTCCGGCGTCTTGATCTTCTCCGGGAAACAACGCTCGATCACGTTGATCATGGCATTGGCTGCGGTGGAGGCTCCGGGCGAAGCACCCAGCAGCGCCGCCAGCGTTCCATCTTTTGCCGCCACAATTTCGGTGCCGAACTCAAGCTTGCCACCGCCACCATCGACCTGCTTGATGATCTGAACGCGCTGGCCGGCCATGCGCAGTTGCCAATCATCCTCCATGGCGTCCGGGAAGAAGTTGCGCAACGATGCCACCCGGTCACCGTGGGACTGGAACACTTCACCGATCAGGTAGCGTGTCAGGTCCATGTTGCTCTTGCTCACCGAGAGCATGGGCTTCAGGTTGGTGGGCTTCACCGAACCAATCAGATCAAAGATAGAGCCCTGCTTCAGGAAGCGGGTGGTGAAACCGGCGAAGGGGCCGAACAGAAGGGCCGGCTCGCCATTAATGATGCGGGTATCGAGGTGCGGTACCGACATGGGCGGTGCCCCGATCGGCGCCTTGCCGTATACCTTGGAGTTATGCTGCTTGACGATGTCGGGCTTGCCACACACCAGCCACTGACCGCTCACCGGGAAGCCACCGTAGCCACGTGCTTCGTCGATACCGGATTTCTGCAGCAGCGGCAACGCGCCACCGCCGGCGCCGAGGAACACGAAGCCGGTCTCGAGCTTGGTCAGCTCGCCGGTCTTCTGGTTCTTGACGCGGATCTTCCAACGGCCGTTGTCCCGCTGGTCGATGTAGTGCACCGGTGAGCTGAGCATCAGCTCGAAATTCGGCTGGGTTTCCAGCCAGCTCACCATGCTGCGGGTAAGCGAGCCGAAATCCACATCGGAACCGTGCTTGATCCGGGTCGCGGCAACCCGCTGCATGGGGTCCCGGTTATTGACGATCAGCGGCATCCATTCCTCGAGATCCTTCGGGGACTCGGTGTATTCCATGTCGCGGAACAGGTGATGGGCACTCAGGCGTTCATAACGACGCTTGAGGAAGGCCACATCCTTCTCGCCCCAGACAAAGCTCTGATGCGGTGTGCGGTTAATAAAGCTGGAGGGTTCGGGCAGGATGCCCTGCTCCACAAGGTAGGACCACAGCTGCAGTGACACCTCGAACTGGGCGTTGATCTGCAGGGCCCGATCGATGGTGACATCGCCATCACCGGTCTCGGGAGTGTAGTTAAGCTCACAGTACCCGGCATGCCCGGTACCTGCGTTGTTCCATCCGTCTGTGCTCTCATGGGCAACGTGGTCGAGACGCTCCACCATGACGATGTCCAGGGACGGATCAAGCTGCCTGAGCATCATGCCGAGAGTGGCGCTCATGACGCCACCGCCGACCAGCACTACGTCTGCCTGTCTAACGGCCATTGGTTTTCACCCTAGCTAGTGTTGAGCCTTTTTGCCCTCTCACGATCAGCAAGAGAGCCTGTCGGAAGCCGGTCGGGCGCGAGGTAAACGGCGCCGCCGTCTGCTTCCGGTCTGAATGTGCGCGCAATTATCCCGATTTTTGCCGGGAGAATAAATTGCGATTGTCAATCGTTGCGTCTTTCTTCGGCATCTATTTGCTTCAGGGGCCGATACGTGCACTTACGAACAGTGGTTTGCTACGGGTCAAAGGTCTAAAATCCGCCCGCGTGATCTGTCTGGCCGGCTCAGGCCTCCACTTTGACAAACCAGGACGGGATTTCCCCAATGTCTGCCCTTGATGCGTTTCTGATTATTCTCGCGGTTCTGGCGCTGCTAGGCGTCATATTTGAAGAGGTCATCCACATCAACAAGGCCAAGGTAACGCTGTTCTTTGGCACCATGAGCTGGATGCTGCTGTTCCTGTTCAGTGATAACGCTGGTGAAACGTCTGCCATTTCCGATGGTCTGTCCGAGAGCATCGCCGAAATCGCCGGGCTGTGGCTGTTTCTGGTCGCAGCCATGACGTTTGTCGCCTACCTGAACAAGAAGGGTATGATCGAAAACGTGATTTACCTGATCATGCCGAAGCAGGTAAGCGAGCGACGGCTACTGTTCCTGACCGGTCTTTTTTGTTTCATTTTCTCCTCTTTAGCAGACAATATCACCGCCACTTTAGTCTCATGCTCGCTGATTCTGTCTCTGGATCTGGAGCTGAAAAAACGTATCCAGTTCGTCACGCTGGTTGTGTTTGCGGTCAACTCGGGAGGCGTTTCCCTGATCACCGGCGACGTCACTACGTTGATGATTTTCCTGGCGGAAAAGGTTGAAATACTGACCCTTCTGACCCTGGCCATTCCGGCCTCGATCACCGTTTTCATCCTTGCGGTTTTCCTGTCTCGAGGGCTCACAGGAACCGTGACCCTGCGCTCCAACAATACCCCTGTGCGACGGGTGGACGCGATCATCAGCGGGCTGTTTTTGTTAACAATCCTGAGCACCATTGCCGGGAATGCCCTGTTCGGGATTCCACCGGTACTGACCTTTCTGTTCGGCCTGTCCATCATGTTCCTGGTGTCTCGATTCATGAGTGACGACTCCGATCTGGACCCGATTCTCGAGTACATCCGCATCATCGAGTTTGAAACGCTGCTGTTCTTTCTCGGCATCCTTCTGCTGGTGGGCATGCTCAAGGAGATCCATGCGCTGGATTCGCTGGTGGCGATTTACGACATCCTGCCGCCGCTGTACGCCAATTACCTGATGGGCATCTTCTCGGCCGTTATCGATAACGTGCCTCTGACGGCGGCCCTGCTGAAGGCCGGCATCGACATGAGCCCCGGCGAGTGGATGGGCCTGACCTATGCCGTGGGTGTGGGTGGATCGCTCCTGGTGATTGGCTCAGCCGCCGGTATAGTGGCAATGAGCAAGATTCCGGGGCTGACCTTTGCCGCCTATATGCGGTATCTTGCACACCTTCTGGCGGCCTATACCCTGGGCTACGCCGGTGTCTACATGCTCGGGCGTTTCATCAACTGAGGTCTATCTATGCTAATGGCATTTGGCGCAATCATCGCCGGCCTGATCCTGCTGGTCTGGAGTGCCGATAAATTTGTGGAGGGCGCCGCGGCGACCGCCAAACATCTTGGCATGCCCACCCTGCTGATCGGCATGGTGATTATCGGTTTCGGCACCTCGGCACCGGAACTCGCCGTCTCAGCCATGGCTGCGTCTGATGGCAACCCTGGCCTGGCCCTGGGTAACGGCTATGGCTCCAACATTACCAACATTGCGCTTATTGTCGGCCTGACAGCCATCATCGCGCCCATCGCAGTGCACTCCCAGGTGATCCGCAAGGAGCTGCCACTGCTGATCGTACTCACCCTCATTGCCGGCGCCCAGCTGATCGACGGGCAACTCTCACGCATGGATGGCTGGGTGTTGCTGGCGGTATTTGCTGTGGTTATGGGATGGTCAATCTACCAGGGCCTGAAAGGCAAGGCGGACCCTCTGGCCGGTGATGCCGACGCCGAGATCATTGCGCACCCCATGCCCCTGAAAACCGCCGTGATCTGGCTGGTAATTGGCCTGGTACTGCTGATCGTCAGCTCCCGGATGCTGGTCTGGGGTGCCGTCACGATTGCCCAGAGCCTTGGAGTCAGCGATCTGGTGATCGGTCTCACCATCGTTGCCATCGGCACTTCCCTGCCCGAACTCGCCTCGGCTCTGGCCGCGGTCAAAAAGAACGAACACGACCTGATCCTGGGCAATATTCTGGGGTCGGGCATTTTCAACACCCTCGCCGTGGTGGGTCTCGCGGCTGTTATCGAACCCCTCGCGGTGGACCCGGAAGTGCTCTACCGTGACTGGACGCTGATGCTGGCGCTCACGGTGGGTCTGTTCCTGATGGGTTACGGGCTTACCGGATGGCGAAAACTGGTGAGCCGTGTGGATGGTGGCATCCTGGTGCTGGTGTACGTGGCCTATACCGGCTATCTGCTCTCCACGGTGGTGGCTGCCGGTACGGCCTGATCTGCGTGCCGATGTGAGGCCGGTGCTAACCGGCTTCACCGTCTCCCAACAGCTCCGTCAGCCTTCCGCGCACCTCGGTCATGACTTCGTCCAGGTCGGCTTTGGTCTTACCGGCCGTATCCAGCGGTTCTCCTACCCTCACATCCACCGGCTGCCCGAGGTTGATCTGCCAGGTGCGGGCCGGTAAAACACGGTGAATACCCCGCACGGCCACCGGCACGATCACCGCCTCAGTATCCAGCGCCAGGTGAAAACAGCCTTTCTTGAAAGGCAGAAGTTTTCCGTCCGGCGAGCGGGTTCCCTCGGGCGCGGCCCAGAGCACGATTCCACTTTCCATCATCGCCCGCGCCTTCTCCAGATCCCTGACTGCACGTTGCCGATTGGAGCGGTCTACTGAGGGGAATTCCGCTGCACGCATGGCCTGCCCCAGCAGCGGGATACTGAACAGCTCCTTTTTTGCCAGCATGCGGATCGATCCCGGCAACGATACGAAGGTGACCGGAATATCATAGTGGCTGGCATGGGTGCACATGATGATGTACCGGCGCCCGTCGCCGAAATCAGGCACTTGCCCGCGCACGGTGAGGCTGGCACGAACCAGTCGTAACAGCGAGGCCGACCACTCGCGGCAGTATTTGTCGACGATGGGCCGGTTCAACCTCCCGAACAGCGCCCTTAGCAAAACCAACAGGGAAAAGAGTGCTGTCAATCCGACACTGCCCAGAACCACACCCGCCCGCCGAAGAAGCGTTGCTGACTCCGTTAGCGGATTCATCTTCAATCGAATCATCTCAGCTACCCTTCTCTGTTTCCCGGGTTCGTTCGCGGCCTCGTTGCTGCGCGTTCAATAGGGGGCGAATTATAGCGACTGAAAAACCCGTTGAATAACACACAAAAGTATTGATTAATTTTTAACCATTACCTATAAGGTATAAGGATATAACCTCGAAGAATTGGAAGAGCAGTCCCACCGTCCGACGACAACCCTAAGAAGGAGACGGATAATGAAGCAGGAACCAGCGCTGATGCGCGGCCCGAATGACCCGGGCCTTCAGAACCCCTCCCGCCGCACCCTGCTACTTGGCAGTGCCGGCGCCATGGCCGCGGTAAGCGTGCTGGGATTTACGCCCCTTGCCAAAGCCGATGAACCAAAATCACTCCCGGATTACGCCGCCTGGAAAGAACGCAACGCCCTGATTGTTCACAGCGCAAACACGATGGAAACCCAACGGGGGGCCATCGGCAATGGCGTTATTACCTCAAGTGACCGCTTGTTCGTTCGTAATAACCTGCCCGCGCCACCAGCCTCGGTAACCGATAACCCGGATGCCTGGGAGGTGCGGATTGAGGGCGTGAAAAATCCCCGAACCCTGACGGTCGGCGACCTGAAACAGATGGGGGTTACCACCGTTGCCTCCGTATTACAGTGTTCCGGTAACGGTCGCGCCTTCTTCCCCCATGGCGCGAGTGGTACCCAATGGTCTGTTGGCGCTGCGGGCTGCATCATGTGGACCGGTGTACCGCTGAAAGATGTTGTGGAGGCTCTTGGCGGCCCTGTTGACGGTACCCGGTACATCACCAGCACCGGCGGCGAGACACTTCCCGACGGCCTGGACCCGAAAACGATTATCGTGGAACGTTCCGTTCCCACCCGTGCCATGGAAACCGCATTGCTGGCCTGGGAAATGAATGACGAGCCTCTGACCCACACTCACGGTGGCCCGCTAAGAATGGTTGTGCCGGGTTACTACGGCGTGAACAACGTGAAGTACGTCAAGAACGTTGCCTTCACCGAAAACCAGACGGACGCCAAGATCCAGGCTTCAGGCTACCGGGTTCGTGATGTCGGCGTGAAAGGCGCCCCGGATCAGCCTTCCATGTGGGAAATGAACGTCAAATCCTGGGTAACATCGCCTCTGGAAAGCGGTCAGAGCGGTCGCAATATGATCTATGGCGTCGCTTTCGGTGGCACTGTTCCGCTCGAAAAAGTCGACGTTTCAGTGGATGGTGGTAAAACCTGGAAACAGGCTCGTTTCCTGGGACCGGACCTTGGTCCCTATGCCTGGAGGCCGTTTGTCCTGGCAGCGGATCTAGCGGCCGGAGAGCACCGGATTGTCAGCCGGGCGACCGACGTGCAGGGCAACACCCAGCCTGAGGGTCGGATCGAGAACGAACGTGGCTACGGTCACAATGGCTGGAGCGACCACGGAGTCACGGTTGCCATCAGTTGATCATTGGCGGAGCCGACCCGGGAGTACGGCGGCTCCGACCTATCCGGAAAGCAATGATATGAGAAAAACTGCAGTACTGGGCGCCATAGCCCTGATAGGACTGTCGCCCCTGACGATCGCCAGCGACTTTGACAAAGGGAAACAGGTATTCACTCAGGAGGCACAACCTTCCTGCACCATATGCCATACCCTGGCGGACGCCGGTTCGGCTGGTGCCATCGGCCCGGATCTCGATGAACTCAAACCCACGATGGAACAGGTGGTCAATGCCGTAACCAGCGGGGTGGGTGTCATGCCGGCGTTCAACGAGTCGCTGTCTGAGGAACAGATAAATGCTGTGGCCCACTACGTGGCGACTGTGACAGGCGGCAATAAATAGAATCGGGGGCCCTGCGGCCCCCTTTTTTTCGTCTCAGGCGTTTTCCTGAAACACCATGGCAACCGAGTTCAGGCAGTAGCGCTGCCCGGTTGGCGGCGGGCCGTCAGGAAAGACATGGCCGAGATGGCTGTCGCAACGGGGACAGCGGATTTCGGTGCGAGTCATGCCAAGACTCGTGTCCTCAATGTAGCGGATATGCTCCGGATCAAAGGGCTGAAAGAAACTCGGCCAGCCGGTTCCCGAGTCAAACTTCGAGTCCGAGCTGAACAAAGGCAGATCGCAAAGCCGGCAGTGGTAAACACCAGCTTTTTTGTTATCCAGCAAGGTTCCGCAAAACGGATGCTCGGTGCCATGGTCGAGCAGTACGCGCCGCTCTTCCGATGTCAGATCCGCAGCTTTCTCCTCAACCTGTGCTTCGTTTAGTGGTGTCAGGTCATAACCTGCAGCGGAAACTCCCATAGTCTGCCTCCTCAGGCGGTGCTGCCTGCGTCGTTGTCTGTAAATTCCGGCTTCAGGCGATCAGGATAACTGTCTACAAGCTTTTCCATTTTCGGGGCGGCCACGGCCATGATGTATGGCTGGTAGGGATTACGGGCAGCAAAATTCTGGTGGTACTCTTCTGCCGGGTAAAATGCCTCCAGCGGCTCCAGCGTGGTCACTATCGGATCCGGGTACACTTCGGCCTGATTGAGCTGGTGGATGTAGGCCTCGGCTACCCGCCGCTGTTCGGCAGTCTCGTAGAACACAGCCGAGCGGTACTGGGTGCCCCGGTCGTTGCCCTGACGGTTCAACTGGGTGGGATCGTGAGCAACCGAGAAGAACACCTTTAGCAGTTCGCCAAAACTGACCCTGGCAGGGTCATAGTGAACATCCACCACTTCTGCGTGGCCGGTAGTACCTGAGCAGACGGCCTCATAATTGGCAGAGCTGGCGTGACCGCCAGCGTAACCGGACTCAACACTGGTTACGCCATCGATGGCCAGGAAAACGGCTTCCACACACCAGAAGCAGCCGCCAGCCAGCACGACACGCTGTTCGCCCTCGGCTGCCGGCAGGTCCTGTTCAGGATCGGGAAAACGGCTACGTGGTACGTTGAGACCCGGGATACTGCAGGATGTCGTCATGGTAACCTCTGCGTTCGAATTATCTGCGTTTAACCGCTCGATTGTGGCTGGAAACCTGCTGATTTGCCAACCCGTGTGCCGGCTCAGGAAGAAAGGATTATATGTACGTTGATCAGGACAGCAGGATCACTCCAGCCAGCGCACTCAGCGGCGCCAGTAGCCAGACCGGAACCCGCCAGACAGCGAGACAGACCCAAATGGCGAGCACGAGTGCCAGATCATGCGCACCATGGACGGCGGAGACCCAGACCGGATCGTAGAGAGCCGCCAGCAACAACCCCACCACGCCTGCATTCACGCCGGCCAGCGCTGACCGGGCGCGACGATGCTCCCGAAGCCAGCTCCATAGGGGAAGACCGGCGAATACAAGCAGGGTTCCAGGGAGGAACACAGCCAGTACCGCAATCACACCACCGAGAACACCGGCCTGTGAACCACCCAGAAATCCTGAAAAGGAAAACAGCGGTCCCGGCATAGCCTGGGCAACGCCATACCCCGCCAGGAAAGTGTCCGCCGGCATGGCACCGGAGGCCACGAAGCCCTCCTGTAGCCAGGGCAGCACTACATGTCCGCCGCCAAACACCAGTGCACCGGCCCGGTACATTTCAGCGCCTATCCAACCAAGACTGCCGGTGGTCTGAGGCAGGAAGGAAACCAACAACAGAATCAAAAAGGCCCCTGCAAAAAGCGCAGGTTTCCGGGATTGTAGCGGCACATGCAGCGGCTCAGATGCCTCTCCGCTCCCCAACCCCAGAAAGGAACCCACAGCCCCGGCAATGACCAGCGCCAGTATCTGCATCCAGGTTTCGCCCATCACCAGAAGGCTCACCGCTACCAGCAACGCCATGGCGATTCGGGGACGGTCCGGGCAAAGGGTTGTTCCCATCTGCCAGACCGCCTGGGCCACCACCGCCACCACAAACAACTTGAGACCCTGTATCCAGCCGCCACTGCTGGCCTCTGGCCAGGCGCTCAATCCCAGCGCAAGACCAATCATGATCACCGCCGATGGCAGGGTGAACCCCAGCCACGCTGCGAGTGCGCCTCGGTAATGGCCGCGCAGGAACCCTATAGTCAGACCGACCTGGCTGGAAGCCGGTCCCGGCAGCAACTGGCAGAGGACCACAACTTCTGCGTAGGCACTGTCTGAGAGCCACCGCCGACGTTTGACAAATTCATCGTGAAAGAATCCGAGATGCGCTGCCGGACCACCAAACGACGTCAGCCCCAGCCGAAGGAACAGCAGAAAAATCTGGCTAAACGACAGCCTGTCATCACTCGATGGTTCCGTCATAAATCTCCTGAGTCTGTTGCTCCGCTGGTTTCACCGCCAGTTTGTGATCAAACATGAACATTGTGTCGTTTTGGTTGCATACCTTCGAGGGCCATCCATAATGACAGACAGGGTTTGCCACTTAGTACATCGGCCATGCCCGGCTCGGCATATAAGGGAAGAAAAATGACGGCAAGGGCTCGTACACCGGAGAACCAGGATGAACTCCTGGAATACCGCCTGAGCCTGAGGCTCGGCCCTGTTCACGCCCGCCAGAGGCTCGGCATTGAACGGGAAGCTGAAGCGAAGGTATTCGGGCAGGATCACAGCTCATTCCATCTGGAAAACTGGGCCACGGCACCCGGCTTTATCCGTACCTGTTTGCGCATGGTTGGCCTTTGGG from Marinobacter adhaerens HP15 encodes the following:
- the chrA gene encoding chromate efflux transporter, which gives rise to MTEPSSDDRLSFSQIFLLFLRLGLTSFGGPAAHLGFFHDEFVKRRRWLSDSAYAEVVVLCQLLPGPASSQVGLTIGFLRGHYRGALAAWLGFTLPSAVIMIGLALGLSAWPEASSGGWIQGLKLFVVAVVAQAVWQMGTTLCPDRPRIAMALLVAVSLLVMGETWMQILALVIAGAVGSFLGLGSGEASEPLHVPLQSRKPALFAGAFLILLLVSFLPQTTGSLGWIGAEMYRAGALVFGGGHVVLPWLQEGFVASGAMPADTFLAGYGVAQAMPGPLFSFSGFLGGSQAGVLGGVIAVLAVFLPGTLLVFAGLPLWSWLREHRRARSALAGVNAGVVGLLLAALYDPVWVSAVHGAHDLALVLAIWVCLAVWRVPVWLLAPLSALAGVILLS
- the sorU gene encoding SorU family sulfite dehydrogenase c-type cytochrome subunit, with product MRKTAVLGAIALIGLSPLTIASDFDKGKQVFTQEAQPSCTICHTLADAGSAGAIGPDLDELKPTMEQVVNAVTSGVGVMPAFNESLSEEQINAVAHYVATVTGGNK
- the sorT gene encoding SorT family sulfite dehydrogenase catalytic subunit — translated: MKQEPALMRGPNDPGLQNPSRRTLLLGSAGAMAAVSVLGFTPLAKADEPKSLPDYAAWKERNALIVHSANTMETQRGAIGNGVITSSDRLFVRNNLPAPPASVTDNPDAWEVRIEGVKNPRTLTVGDLKQMGVTTVASVLQCSGNGRAFFPHGASGTQWSVGAAGCIMWTGVPLKDVVEALGGPVDGTRYITSTGGETLPDGLDPKTIIVERSVPTRAMETALLAWEMNDEPLTHTHGGPLRMVVPGYYGVNNVKYVKNVAFTENQTDAKIQASGYRVRDVGVKGAPDQPSMWEMNVKSWVTSPLESGQSGRNMIYGVAFGGTVPLEKVDVSVDGGKTWKQARFLGPDLGPYAWRPFVLAADLAAGEHRIVSRATDVQGNTQPEGRIENERGYGHNGWSDHGVTVAIS
- the msrA gene encoding peptide-methionine (S)-S-oxide reductase MsrA; the encoded protein is MTTSCSIPGLNVPRSRFPDPEQDLPAAEGEQRVVLAGGCFWCVEAVFLAIDGVTSVESGYAGGHASSANYEAVCSGTTGHAEVVDVHYDPARVSFGELLKVFFSVAHDPTQLNRQGNDRGTQYRSAVFYETAEQRRVAEAYIHQLNQAEVYPDPIVTTLEPLEAFYPAEEYHQNFAARNPYQPYIMAVAAPKMEKLVDSYPDRLKPEFTDNDAGSTA
- a CDS encoding ATP-grasp domain-containing protein encodes the protein MSEQKYNPEKGYIALLGWSLNAVEAADKFDRRYVVVAPDWAEAYCEEHDIPYVPWNFERLNDRSVEIAQTLKEMGVDVAIPLFEETVEWAGAINSVLMDKPRLFGQAMLLRDKALMKRRAQLGGIRVGIFEEAHDKGDVIRFLKRVNQTLLKLDGDPNDPIHLKAFDKAGCLGHRVIRTPDEVDTIPEEEFPVLMESHLDGWEFAVEAWIHNGKIAFLNISEYVTLGYSVFVPATPDLEKYRDQIRGEIEKLIKTFDIEFGFIHPEYFVTSDRTMYFGEVAYRPPGFKVFELLERAYGFNAYQGMILAFDPKTTEEEIKAFFPKEVVDAKGYAGCFGVYPRRRVVSKLEIPEETENHEYFESHELTAPLEETVTKRTAFGTHWGLVYFFGEDPYVMRDLLKHQEDLDFYV
- the msrB gene encoding peptide-methionine (R)-S-oxide reductase MsrB, with amino-acid sequence MGVSAAGYDLTPLNEAQVEEKAADLTSEERRVLLDHGTEHPFCGTLLDNKKAGVYHCRLCDLPLFSSDSKFDSGTGWPSFFQPFDPEHIRYIEDTSLGMTRTEIRCPRCDSHLGHVFPDGPPPTGQRYCLNSVAMVFQENA
- a CDS encoding calcium/sodium antiporter; the protein is MLMAFGAIIAGLILLVWSADKFVEGAAATAKHLGMPTLLIGMVIIGFGTSAPELAVSAMAASDGNPGLALGNGYGSNITNIALIVGLTAIIAPIAVHSQVIRKELPLLIVLTLIAGAQLIDGQLSRMDGWVLLAVFAVVMGWSIYQGLKGKADPLAGDADAEIIAHPMPLKTAVIWLVIGLVLLIVSSRMLVWGAVTIAQSLGVSDLVIGLTIVAIGTSLPELASALAAVKKNEHDLILGNILGSGIFNTLAVVGLAAVIEPLAVDPEVLYRDWTLMLALTVGLFLMGYGLTGWRKLVSRVDGGILVLVYVAYTGYLLSTVVAAGTA
- the nhaD gene encoding sodium:proton antiporter NhaD; the encoded protein is MSALDAFLIILAVLALLGVIFEEVIHINKAKVTLFFGTMSWMLLFLFSDNAGETSAISDGLSESIAEIAGLWLFLVAAMTFVAYLNKKGMIENVIYLIMPKQVSERRLLFLTGLFCFIFSSLADNITATLVSCSLILSLDLELKKRIQFVTLVVFAVNSGGVSLITGDVTTLMIFLAEKVEILTLLTLAIPASITVFILAVFLSRGLTGTVTLRSNNTPVRRVDAIISGLFLLTILSTIAGNALFGIPPVLTFLFGLSIMFLVSRFMSDDSDLDPILEYIRIIEFETLLFFLGILLLVGMLKEIHALDSLVAIYDILPPLYANYLMGIFSAVIDNVPLTAALLKAGIDMSPGEWMGLTYAVGVGGSLLVIGSAAGIVAMSKIPGLTFAAYMRYLAHLLAAYTLGYAGVYMLGRFIN
- the mqo gene encoding malate dehydrogenase (quinone) translates to MAVRQADVVLVGGGVMSATLGMMLRQLDPSLDIVMVERLDHVAHESTDGWNNAGTGHAGYCELNYTPETGDGDVTIDRALQINAQFEVSLQLWSYLVEQGILPEPSSFINRTPHQSFVWGEKDVAFLKRRYERLSAHHLFRDMEYTESPKDLEEWMPLIVNNRDPMQRVAATRIKHGSDVDFGSLTRSMVSWLETQPNFELMLSSPVHYIDQRDNGRWKIRVKNQKTGELTKLETGFVFLGAGGGALPLLQKSGIDEARGYGGFPVSGQWLVCGKPDIVKQHNSKVYGKAPIGAPPMSVPHLDTRIINGEPALLFGPFAGFTTRFLKQGSIFDLIGSVKPTNLKPMLSVSKSNMDLTRYLIGEVFQSHGDRVASLRNFFPDAMEDDWQLRMAGQRVQIIKQVDGGGGKLEFGTEIVAAKDGTLAALLGASPGASTAANAMINVIERCFPEKIKTPEWQERMKELVPSYGQSLVEDEALLTKVRERTLSTLKLG
- a CDS encoding lysophospholipid acyltransferase family protein produces the protein MIRLKMNPLTESATLLRRAGVVLGSVGLTALFSLLVLLRALFGRLNRPIVDKYCREWSASLLRLVRASLTVRGQVPDFGDGRRYIIMCTHASHYDIPVTFVSLPGSIRMLAKKELFSIPLLGQAMRAAEFPSVDRSNRQRAVRDLEKARAMMESGIVLWAAPEGTRSPDGKLLPFKKGCFHLALDTEAVIVPVAVRGIHRVLPARTWQINLGQPVDVRVGEPLDTAGKTKADLDEVMTEVRGRLTELLGDGEAG